The genomic segment ACAATATTCTTGAGAAAGAAAGCGTTCTTGAGAAAGAAAGCGTTGCGGGGCGGGAAGTTTTTTTGAAAAAACTCCTCGCCCCGCAAAATGTTTGCGGCTAAACGCCCAGGTAGGCTTTGCGGACCTGTTCGCTTTTAAGAAGATTGGCGGCCGTGTCGTGCATGACGATGCGGCCGTTTTCCATGACATAGCCGCGGGTGGCGATGCGCAGGGCCTGGTTGGCGTTTTGTTCCACCAGAAAAACAGTGGTGCCGTCGGCATTGACCTTGCGGATGATGTCAAAGATCTGCTGGATGATGATGGGGGCGAGGCCCAGCGAAGGTTCGTCCAGCAAGAGCAGTTTGGGACGGGCCATGAGGGCGCGGCTGATGGCGAGCATCTGCTGTTCCCCGCCGGAAAGCGTGCCGCCCAGCTGGCGGCGGCGTTCGGCCAGGATGGGGAAGAGGCTGAAGACGTAGTCCTGGTCCTGCTTTATAGCGGCGGCGTCTTTGCGCAGAAAAGCGCCCAGGTCCAGATTTTCGCTCACGCTCAGGTCGGGAAAGATCAGGCGGCCTTCGGGCACCTGCGAGATGCCCAAAGCCACTATTTCGTGCGGCGGCAGGGTGTGGATGGGCTTGCCGTACCAGAGTATTTCGCCCTGGCGGGCCCGGTTGATGCCGCAAATGGTCATAAGCGTGGTGGATTTGCCGGCGCCGTTGGCCCCGATGAGCGTGGCGATGTCGCCTTCCTCTACGGTGAGAGAAATATCGCGCAGGGCCTGGATATTGCCGTAGTAGGTATCCACATGGCTGAGCTCAAGCATCGCTTTCTCCCAGGTAAGCCTTGATGACGCGGGGGTTGGCGCGGATTTCCGCCGGGGTGCCCGTGGCGATGCAGGAACCGTATTCCATGACATAGATGCGGTCGGAAAGAGACATGACCATGCTCATATCGTGCTCAATGAGCAAAATGGAGATTTTTTTGGCGTCACGGATGGAGAGGACCAGGTCTTTGAGTTCGTTGGTTTCCTGAGGGTTCATGCCGGCGGCGGGTTCGTCCAGCAAGAGCATGCGGGGTTCCGTGGCCAGAGCGCGGGCGATTTCCAGGCGGCGTTGTGCGCCGTAGGGCAGGTTGTGGGCGGCTTCGTTCCAGAATTCTTCCAGTTGTACCAGTTGGAGCAGGGCATAGCTCTGGTCAATGCTCGCTTGCTCTTCCCTGCGGGAGCGGCTGTCGCGGACCAGCGCGCCCCAAACGCCCGTGCTGGTGCGGCAGTGGCGGCCAATCATAACATTTTCCAGCACGGTCATTTCGCCGAACAGGCGGATATTCTGAAACGTGCGGGCCATGCCCATCATCGTGATTTTGTGCGGCTTTACGCCGTTGAGCAAATGCTGTTGCCCTTGCGCGTCATAGAGGTGCACCTTGCCCTCGGTGGGGGTGTAGATGCCCGTGACGCAGTTGAAAAATGTGGTCTTGCCCGCACCGTTGGGGCCGATCAGGGCCACAATTTCCCTTTCCTCGACCGTCAGGGAAACTTCGTTGAGGGCGCGCAGGCCGCCGAAATCCTGGGTCAGATCCTGTACTTCCAGCACGGGGGTCACGAGCGTTCTCCTTTGCCTTCGCCGTGCGGGGCGCTGATGTGGTATCGCCGCCGTTCGCCGCTGATGAGCCCCTGCGGACGGAAGAGCATCATGATCACCATGGTCAGGCCGAAGAGCAACATGCGGTATTCGGAAAAGGCCCGCAGGTATTCCGGCACCAGAATGAGGATGAGGGCCGCGATGACCACGCCGGTAATGGAGCCCATGCCGCCCAGCACTACCATGGAAAGGATCATGGCCGATTCCATGAAGGTAAAGCTGGAGGGATTGATGTAGGTGGTTTTGGCCGCGAAGATGACCCCTGCAAAGCCCGCCCAGCAGGAGCCCAGGGCAAAGGCCGAGAGCTTAACGCGGGTGATGTCTATGCCCATGGCCTCGCAGGCAATTTCATCCTCGCGCAGGGCCTGCAGGGCCAGCCCCACGCGGGAGTTCTTCAGCCGGCTGATGACCACGATGGTTACGATGACGGCGGCCAGCACCAGATAGTACACATAGGTAGTGCTGGCGCTGATGTCCATCGCTATGCCGAACAGGCTGGGCCGGGGGATGTCGCCGATGCCGCGCGGCCCGCCGGTGACGGAGGTCCAGTTCTGCAGGGTCAGGCGCACGATTTCGCCAAAGCCCAGGGTTACGATGGCCAGATAGTCGCCGCGCAAGCGCAGTACGGGAAAGCCCAGCGCCAAGCCGAACAGGACGGCCATGACCCCGCCCACGGGCAGGCAGGTCCAGAAACCCAGGCCGAAAAACTGGTTAAGCAGGCCGTAGGTGTAAGCCCCCACGGCGTAAAAAGCCACATAGCCCAGCACCAGCTGGCCGGCCAAGCCTACCACGATGTTCAGGCCCAGGGCCAGCATCACGTAGAGCAGAGCCGAGATCATGATGTTGGTCTGGTAGAAGGAGCTGATCCAGGGCATGATGACCATGACGCCCAAAAGCGCACCCAGCGCCGCCGCCAGCACGCGGGGCCGCTCACGCAGCAGGGCCAGACGGGCAGGAAGGCCGCCCGTGTGCGGCAGGGAGAGCAGGGGCAGTCCGCGGGCCTTGCGGGTGAAACACCAGTCCCAGATCAGGGCCAGGCCGAAGATGGCCACGCCCAGAATAAGGATGCGGTCGAAACGCCAGCTGACGGTGCGGTCCACGGTGTTGAGCTTGATGCCCAGCACCGGCAGGGTCAACAGCATAAACCAGACTGCGGCAATGGCGGCTTTACGGATGCGATGCATGGCTAGACCTTCTGCACGGTGGCTTTGCCCAGAATGCCCTCGGGCCGGAAAATGAGGATGAGGATCAGGATGCCGAAGGCCAGGATGTCCTCATAGTTGCCCGAAAAGTATCCGGTAGTGAAGCTCTCGGCCAGGCCCAGCACCAGGCCCCCCAGCATGGCGCCGGGAATGGAGCCGATGCCCCCCAGCACGGCCGCGGTAAAGGCCTTGAGCCCGGCCAGAAAACCGATGCCGAAGTTGACCTGCCCCATGTGTGAGGCGATGAGTACGCCGCCCAGGGCTGCCAAAGACGAGCCCACAATAAAGGTAAGCGAAATAATGCGGTCGGCGTTAATGCCCAGCAGCAGAGCCATTTTACGGTTCTGCGAGGTGGCGCGCATGGCCTTGCCCATGCGGGTGTAGCGGATGAACAGCGAAAGGCTGACCATGGCGATGGTGCTGACCAGCAGAATCAGAAAGTCGCTGGGGCCCATGACGTAGCCGATGTGTTCCAGAAAATCCATTTCGGGCAGAAGGTTGGGAAAAGGCACGAAATCCGAGGTCTGGGCCAGCAGCACATAGTTCTGCAAAAAGATGGACATGCCGATGGCCGAGATAAGCGGCGAAAGGCGTGGCGCGGTGCGCAGGGGCTTGTAAGCCACCTTTTCCAGTGTGTAGCCATAGGCCGCACACCAGACCATGGCCGCCAGGGCCGCCACCACCAGAATGCCGGCCGCGGGAAAGCCGTAGACCCCCAGTACCCCGGCTACCAGCAGGGCCGTGAAGGCCCCCAGCATGTAAATCTCGCCGTGGGCAAAGTTGATGAGCCCGATGATGCCGTAGACCAGAGTATAGCCCAGAGCGATAAGGGCATAGATGCTGCCCCGGGTGAGGCCGCCGAAAAAAAGCTCTATGAAAAATTGGATGTCCATGCCGTCCTGCGCGCGTTGCGGACCGGCCCGCCGGGCCGCACGCCGGTTCTTGTGCCCATGACGGGCGTCTGCTGACCCCTTGCCCACCAAACCGCGACAGCCTGATCGCGGGGGAGGCAGGGGGCGGATATGCGGGAGGGCGCGCAGCAGCCCCTCGCCCTCCCGCAAGGCGGCCGCAGGTTAGTTCAGCGTAATGCTGTGGTCGAGTTCCACAAACTTGCCGCCCTGCACCTGGTAGATGGAAAGGCCCATGCCGGCGGCGTCGCCCTGGGCGTTAAAGTTGATCTTGCCCAGAGGCGTGTCCACGAGGTTGTTGCGCAGCACTTCCTTGAGCTTGGCCGTATCCGTGCTGCCGGCCTTTTCAATGGCGGCCAGCAGGCACTGGGTGGCGGCGTAGGCATTGTAGTAGCCGAAACCGGGCTCGCTGCCGAAGGCCTTGATGTGGGCCTCGCGGGCTTCCTTGTACTGGGGCAGGGCGCTGGTGTCCTTGGGGTAGGAGGCGTAGGTGCCTTCGCTGTCCTTGCCGGTCATTTTGAGGAAGGTTTCGTCCTTTACGCCGTCGGGGCCGATAAGCGGCACCTTGAGGTGGTCGCGGCGCATCTGCTGGATGAGCTTGGAGGCCACGGGCTGGTAGCCGCCGAAGACCAGGATGTCGGGCTTGGCGCGGCGCAGTTTGCGCACCACGGCCGAAAAGTCCACGGCGTCGGGGGTCACGGCTTCAAACAGCACGGTCTTCACGCCGGCTTTTTCCAGAATGGCGCGGTTGTTGTCGGCAAAGCCCTTGCCGTAATCGCCGTTGTCGTGCAGATAGGCCACGGATTTGGCCTTGAGCTTGTTGAGGACAAAGTCGCTGGTGAGCTTGGCCTGGGCGTTGTCGTTGGCCACGGTGCGGAAAAAGAGCGGGTTCTTGCCGTCCTCGGTCAGGCCTGGCGTGGTGGCTGTGGGGGAAATAGCAATAATTCCGGCCTGCTGGAACAAGGGCAAAGAGGCTTTGGTGGGGCCGGAGCAGATGGGCCCGACCACGGCTACGGCCTTGTCGGAAATCAGTTTGGTGGCCGCGTTGGTGGCCATTTCGGGCTTGCACTGGTCGTCCTGAGAGATGACCTCAATTTTGCGCCCAAGTACGCCGCCCTTGGCGTTGGCCTTGTCAACCACGATTTTCACCGCGTTGAGGCTGGGCACGCCGTAGGAGGCCAGGTCGCCGGAATGAGCGCCCTGCACGCCGATTTTGATAGAGTCCTCCGCCGCCAGGGCGGGCGCGGCGGTTGCCACGCAAAAGGCCATTGTCGCAAGCCAGGTCACAGCTTTGTTCATTATGCCCCTCCCACGGGAAATAGAGGTGTGCGCACGCGCGCAACGGGATGAAGGCTTTTCTATTGCCCCATTGCTGGCGTGCTGTCAATGCGGCTCATGCTTTGGCTGCGCCGCGCTGGCCTTTATCGCCGCCTTTTTTGTGGCTGGAGCGCAGGTGCAGACGCATGGGCGCGTGGGTGATGCCGAACATCTGCCGCAGGCTGCGTTCCAGGTAGCGCACGTAACTTTCGGGCACGCGTTCGGCGTCGCTGACAAAAAAGACAAAGGTGGGCGGCTCTGTTTCCGCCTGGGTGAGGTAGAAGAACTTGGCCCGCACGCGTTTGACCACCGGGGGCTGGTGGCGGGTGAGCACGGCTTCCATGGCCCGGTTGATCTGGCCGGTGGGGATGCGCACGGAGCATTCTTCATGGATTTTGCGGGCCAGGGGCAGGATTTTGCCCAGGCCCAGGCCCTTAAGGGCGGAAACCGTGAGCAGGGGCACATGCGGGCAGAAGGAAAGAGCCTGACCCACATTTTTTTTGAGCTGTTCCAGCGAGGCGCGCGGCACCAGATCGCACTTGTTGATGACCACCATGAAGGGAATTTTGCGGGTATTGAGCATGTCCATGAGCCGCTTGTCCTGCTGGCTGACGCCCTCGGTGGCGTCCAGGGTGAGCAGGGTCACATGGGCCTTGCTGCCGGACTTGATGGCGGCGTTGACGGAGTAGCGTTCCACACTGTCGGTGATCTTGGTGCGGCGGCGCACGCCGGCTGTATCCACAAAGACGTAGTCCAGGCCGTCGCGGGTCAGGCGCACATCCACGCTGTCCCTGGTGGTGCCCGCCACATCGGAAACGATCATGCGTTCCGTCCCGGCCAGGGCATTAACCAGAGAGGATTTGCCCGCATTGGGGCGGCCCAGCAGGGCCAGCCGCAGGGTCGGGGGCTCCGGCGGCGCGGCGTTTTGCGCGGCTTCTTCGGGCAGCAGGCCGGCCAGGGCCGCCGCCAGAGCGTTAATATTGTGCCCGTGCTCAGCAGAAACGGAAAGCAGCGGAAAACCCAGTACATGAAATTCGGCCAGGTACTCGTCCTCGCGTTCCGCGCCGTCCACTTTGTTGACCACGCACAATGTAGGCAGCCCCTTGCGCCGCACATGCGCGGCCAGGTGTTCGTCCAGGGGCAGCAGTCCGTCCCGGCCGTCCACCACAAAGGCCACGGCCGCCGCCGTGGTCAGGGCTTCCTCCGTCTGGGCCAGAATGTGGCGCTCAAAACCGCGAATGCCTTCGGGGCCCTCCACCACGGCGGCGTGGGCGTCCAGGGTGATGCCGCCCGTGTCCACAATACCAAAGGCGGGCAGGCCATTGCGGCGCACCAGGCCTTCCATGCGGTCGCGGGTGATGCCCGGCCGGTCGTGGGTAATGGCGCGGTTGCTGCGGATGAGACGGTTGAAGAGGGTGGATTTGCCCACGTTGGGGCGGCCCACCAGAACGATGCGGGGCAGGGTGTCGGCCATGATGTATCCTTGGAACCGCGTGATCGGGACGGGGCGTCCCACGCGCGGCAGCCGCGGGCGGGGCCGCCGCCCGGAGCGGGACCGGGTAGGGGGCGTTACTGCAAGGGCGGATTTATAGCACGATTTTTGTCCGGAGGAAAGGGCCCTTCGGAGGCCCCCGCCGGGCCGTACGGCAAGGGATCGGGCATCTGGGTCAGAGCGTGCGGCCCTGTCCAGGGGGGCAGGCAGGCAAAGGCGCGGCCGTCGGGCAGGACCAGCCGCAAGGCGTGCAGCAAGAGCGGGCGGCTGCGTTCCGCTGCCGGACCGTATTTGCCGTCGCCCAGCACGGGGTGATCCAGTGCGGCCAGTTGCGCCCGGATCTGATGGGTGCGGCCCGTAAGCAGGCGTACCTGCACCAGGCTTTCTTCCTGCCCGATGCGCAGGGGCCGGGCCAGGCAGAGGGCTTCGCGCGCGCCGTGCGCGTCGGGGGCCGCCGTGTGCATCTTTTCCTGCCCCAGCCGACCTTCCTTGCGCAGATAATGACGCAGCAGGCGGGTTTCCGCATGGGGCCAATGCCCTTGCACCCAGGCCACATATTCCTTGACCAGCCCGCCACTGCGCAGGGCTTCCTGGGCTTCAACCAGGGCTTCGTAGGAGGCCGCCACCAGCAGCGCGCCGGAGGTGTCTTTGTCCAGCCGATGCGCAGGTGTGGGGCGGAAGGGGGCGGCGGCAAAATGTCTGGCCAGGCGCGTGGCCAGGCTGTCTTCATGGCCGCTGCCGGGGTGGGTGGGGAGCCCTGCGGGCTTGTTGAAGACCCACCAGTAGCCCGATGTGCCCAACAGAGGGGGCAGGTTGCCTTCCGGAGCGCAGTCGGGGGCATCGGGCGCGGCTTCGGCCGCGGCCATTTTCAGGGCAAACGGCGGCAGGCGTACACTGTCGCCCGTGTTGACGCGGGTAAAAGGTTTGCAGCGGGCGCCATTGACGCGCACTTGTCCTGTGCGCACCCAGCGGTGCAGCATGGACTGGGGCAGTCCCAGGCGGCGCTGCAGAAACTGGAGCAGCTTCTGACCGCTTTCGGGCTCGCTGACGGGGGGAAATGCGTCGTCCGCCACAGGCATGGATGCCGCCGCCGCAAGGGGGGGGAGCCGGGCGTTGCCCTGGGGGGCCGCAAAGGGTTCCCGCTCGGAGGCCGGGGCGTCCCCTGGGTGGGGGCGGGCCGCTGCCGGAAAGCGGGACAAGGGTGTAGGCGGAGGATTGTCTTCCGATTGCATGGCTGCAGTCTGGCCCAAAGAACAGGCCACGTCAAGGGCCGACGGCCACAATCCGCCCCAGGCTGTTCCGGACCGGAGTCGGGAGAAGGGTTTGGCGTCGGATCAGTTATAACGACTGTCGTCCAGACTGACCGTCACGTCCTGATGGTTTTCGATCCATTTTTTGATCCGCAGGTGCATCTCCGAGCGGGTGGCGAACTTGTGCCGCAACATGGCGCGGTCGGCGTTGGCCAGAGTCTGATGGATGTTCACGTCCTGGCTGTCCGTGCCGGCACAGCCGATGGACAACAGGGTGGGCACCTCGTCGGGGGTGGCGGCGTTGAAGGCTTCCTGCCGTTTGCGCAGATCGTGCACGATGCTTTCGGCTTCTTTCGGCGAGCAGTGGGGCATGAGGACCGCGAACTCGTCTCCGCTCATGCGGGCCACGCAGTAGGAGGGGGAGAGGTTCGTGCGCAAAAAAAGGGCCGCACGGCAGAGCAGGGCGTTGCCCTGGGGGTGGCCCAGATAGTCGTTGACTATCTTAAGGCCGTTGACGTCGGTGACGATGATGCTCACGGGCCGGAGGCCCTGCTGCTCCAGCCTGTCCGCCTCCATGCCGTAAAAGGTGCGGCTGCGCAGGCCGGTGAGGGCGTCGTTGCGGACCATATCCTCCAGTTTGGCTCTGTCGCCCTGCGCGGCGCTGATGTCTGTATGCAGGCCGATGATGCGGGTGGCCCGGCCAAAGGCGTCGCGGTGGGTCACGTACCCGCGTGAGAGTATCCAGGCCCAGCGGCCATCCCTGCGCCGCATGCGGTAGGTGTAGGTAAAGGTGTCGCCTGCGTCGGGCGAAGTCACCATGCGCAACTGCGGCAACATCACGTCGTCGTGGTCGTCGGGGTGGATTCTTTCGCTCCAGGAGTCCAGCGTAGGGGCGAATTCACCGGGGCTGTAGCCCAGCATATTCAGATAGGCGGGGCTGTAGTAAACCTCGTTGGTGAGCGTGTCCCAGTCCCAAAGGCCGTCGCCGGTGGCGTTGAGGGCCATGAGCAGACGCCCGGAGTCGTGCGGGGGGTTGGATTCCAGCACCTCCTTGGGGTGCGGCGCGGCCATGATCTGCTGGCGCTGGCAATCCACCTGCGTGCCCGCCATGATGCAGGTGCTGCCCACCACGCGGGTGGCGCGGCCGGCGCTGTCGCGGGCCACGACCAGCAACTGACCGCGCACCAGTTTGTCATGCATGGGAAAGATGCACTCCATGTGCGGGCCGCTGAGGCCGCAGAGCACGTTTTCCAGCACCTGCAACACGCGCACCAGGCGTTCCAGGGGGCAGTGGGTCAGAAATTCCTGCATGCTGCGGGGAGGATCGCCTTCCAGTTGCAGTTTGCACAGGGCGCCGGCGCTGAGAAACAAGCTGTCGGAAGGGACATGCCATTCCCAGATGGGGTCTGGAGAATCCATCTGGATAAGGCATTGCGTCGGGCAAGACTGGTCTGGCATGCGTTGGCCTCCAGCCGCATAACGCCGGCCCGGGCCCCTGTGCCGGCCGATGGGCGCGGGCGGGAGCCGTGGGCTGACGGTCTGAAAATTGGGCGAATACAAGAGCTGCGGTTGACAATAAACCGCCTTGGGGGAAAATGCTAGCCGTGATCGTGGGGCCGGTTGCCCAGAGGGTGGGCGTGCAGATGGGCGTGGGCCAGGGAGGGGGCGCAGGTGTCCAGGCGGCCGTTATCAATGGTAAGGTATTGGGAAGAGGTGCGCTCCAGAAAGTCCCAGTCGTGCGAAATGGTGATCCGCGCCGTGTCCAGTGTTTGTAGGATTTGAATGATGCGTTCGCGGGCTGCATTGTCCAGCCCGTTGGTGGGTTCGTCCAGAAGCAGGGCTTCGGGCTTCATGGCCAGCACTGTAGCCAGGGAAACCAGTTTTTTTTCGCCGCCTGAAAGGCGGTGGGTCAGGCGTTGTTCAAAGCCCGCGAGCCCCAGGCGTTCCAGCGTTTCCAGAGCCCTGGCGCGGGCGGCTTCGGGCGTAAGCCCCAGGTTCAGCGGGCCAAAGGCCACGTCTTCCAACACGGTGGGGAAAAAAAGCTGATCCTCGGCGTGCTGCAGGACAAAACCCACGGCGCAGCGCAGGACGTAAAAATCTTTTTCGTTGTGTAGCGCGCGTCCGTGAAAACGCACTTCGCCCCGTTGCGGCCGGGCCAGACCGGTGATGCAGCGAAAGAACGTCGTCTTGCCGCTGCCATTGGGGCCGTACAGCCCCACATGCTGCCCCGGCCGAAGGGCAAAGTCCACCCCGCACAGCACGCGCCGCGCTTCTTCTCCCTGCCCGTAGGCGTAATGTACGCCCTCCAGGCAGAAGATAGCCTGCGTCGTTTCCTGCGTTTCAGGCATGCGTCCTCCCCAGATGTTCCATATACAAAATGGCCGTCAGGGCGGCCAGAACCCCCAGGGCAAAAAGCGCGTCCACAGGGCGGGCCCGGAATGCCGCAATCGAGCGAAAATGCCCGGTAAAGCCCCGCAGCACCATGGCCTCCCGTACCCGCAGGGCGCGATCGTAGCTGCGTACCAGCAAAAGTCCCAGCAGGGAAGCCAGCGTGCGGTAAGTGCGCAGGTCGCTGCGGGGGCGAAAACCGCGCAGCCGCGCCGCCACCAGCAGCGTGTGCCACTCCTGCGCCAGCACATGAATATAGCGGGCCGTGAACAGGAACAGAAAGACCAGCTTGGGCGGACAGCCCAGACGTTCCAGGGCGTGCCCGGCCGTGGGCGCGTCCATGCTGGCTGCCAGCGCCAGAAAGGCGCAGACAATGGCGTTGGATTTGACCGTCACCAACAGGGCCAGACGCACGCCCGGAGCCGTAACGTTGAAAAAACCCCACTGCGCCAGAACCGGGCCGGGCATGGTCAGGGGCGTTACACACCATAAAAACAGGATGAAGATGTTGACCGCGCCCAGACGATGCGCCAGGGGCAGGAGCGGCGGCCGGGCAGCCGCCAGAAGAACGCAGCCCAGGGCCAGGCCCAGAGCGCAGGCCGTGAGGGTCTGCAGCGGCGCAAGACACACGGCAAACAGTCCGGCGCAGGCCAGACGCACCCGTGGGTCTACGCCCTGCAGGAGCGAGGGGCGGACAAAGGGCTGGTCAAACACCTTCCCGCCATTACCCCCGGCGGCCTTTGAAGTAAAGCCCCAGACCGGCCAGGCCCACCAGCCAGCCTATGCCCCCCACTATTTCCGTAAGCCGGGGGCCCTGGGCCCGCAGCTGGGCCAGGTCCCGGCGCAGGGGGGCCAGCTTTTGCTCCAGGGCCGTGTCCACGATCTGCCGGACAGTCTCGGGCGAAAGGGGAGCGGAAGCGCCGTCGGCCACGGGCGCGGGGGAAGCGGAATCGGCAGCCGACGGCGCAGAGGGGGCTTGGGTTGCGGCAGTTACGGCGGAGGCGGGGCTTGGGGCAGAAGCCGCCGCCTCCGATGCCGTGGGTTGCGCTGTGGCGGCCAGTTCGGCGGCGTCCAGAACCCACTCGTTCTGGTGCCCCTCCCCGGCGTTGACGCGGATGCGCAGGCCGTGTTGCCGACCTTGCGGCGGCGCGTCAAAACGGAAATTTCCCTGCTCGTCGGTGCGGCCTTCCAGCAGTTTTGCGCCGGTGGCGGCGTCAAAAACGGTGATCAGCCCGTGGCGCACGTTGCTGCCGCCGCTGAAACCGCATTCTACAGCCACCTGCCCGCCTTCCGTCCAGGCAAAGACATTGACCCTGTGGGCCATACCGGGGGTCGGAAACAGCAGCAACAGGCACAGCGCGCCAGACAGCACGGCGGCGGAAAAAACGGCAGGAAGAAAAGAAAAAATCGGCGCACGGAACAGGGACATGGTGCATTCTCCAGACGTATGCAGACCCTCAGACAGCCAGACGCAGTAGCTCTGGCCGGACTTTGGCGATAAAATCCACGGTGAACATGGTGATCAGCCCCTCTACCAGCATGATGGGCAGGTGAGCCAGAAAAAGCAGCCTGGCGGCGGCGGCAAAGCCTTCGTCGCTGGCGCTCAGGGCCAGGGCTGTGAACAGGGCCGCCGCCAGCACGCCCAGCGCGCCACAGCAGAAGGCCGCTGCGCGGCGGCCTCCGGCCGAGGGCATGATCCGGCACAGACCGCGAAACATGTACCAAGAAAGCACGGCGGCAAAGCCCATGGTGGCGGTGTTTACGCCCAGCACGGTGAAGCCGCCGAACTGGAAGAGCAGGGCCTGCAGGGCAAGGCCCGCCAGAATGGCGGGGATGGCCGCCCAGCCCAGGATGACCCCCAGAAGCCCGTTGAGAATGAGGTGGGCGCTGGAAGGGCCAATGGGCACATGGATAAGCGAACCCACAAAAAACGCCGCCGCCAGGATGGCCACGGTCATGAGACGGTCGTAGTCCAGCCGCCGCAGGCCCACGGCCGTGCCCGCCGCGGTAAGGGCATAGCCCGTGAGCAGCACGGCGGGGGAAAGGACACCTTCGGCAATGTGCATGGTTGCGCCTTTTGCACAGACGGCCGACCGGGGATATCCCGCCGCCGGTCGGCCGTCTGTCCGGGGAGGTATTACTTGCGGACCGGTGCGGCAAAGTTGGTCCAGAGCACCGCGCCCAGTTCAATGGGTTTGGCCGTGCCTTTGTAGTCCAGCGTTTCCTTGGCCGTATTCAGGGCGGCAAAGCCCCACCAGCCGGCCCAGGGTACGCCGTAGGCGAACACGCCGTTCTGGTCGGCCCTGACCACCTGGGTCACATACAGCTCATTGGGGGCCGCGTATTTCTTGTCCTTGTTGTAGTATTCCACTTCCACTTCCGCGCCGGGCACAGGCTTGCCGTCCAGCAGCACTTGGCCGCGAAAAACGTTGCCCGCGTAGTTGGCAAAGGGGCGGGTCAGGGGCACTATTTCGGTCTTGAGGCCCAAGGGTTCGGCCCAGCCTTCCTCTTCGCCGAAGGCGGCCACCACGGTCTTGGTGTAGTGAACGATATAGGTGTCTTCCGCCGGCTCAAAGTAGGGGGCGGGCTCCACGGCAAACTGGTACACGCCGGGGCGGGCGATTTTGTAGGCGGCCTGCCAGGCCTTGTGGCCCATGATGGCGGCGGGCTTGAGGGTGGCCTTGAGGTCTTCGGTCTTGCCGTCGTGCGTGACGGTAAAGGCTTTGGGCACGGCCATATCCATGCCCTGCAGCTCCATAGGATGGGCAAAGGCGATATCCAGTTTGAGATCAGCGTCTTTTTTGGCGGAAACCGTGGGCGTCGAGGGAATGACCATGCCAAAATGGGCCTCGGCCTGGGCGCTCATGCAGAGCAGCAGGGCGAGCGCGGCACAACAGTTTTTCCACATGGGGGCATCCTGAGGTTGAAGGTGACGGCAGGCATCCCGGGTTGCGCAGCCGCAAACGTTGCTTGCTTGATAACACAAAAAATAAAAAGGTAGCAATAGAAAAAACAGGCATACGTCGGACATTGCGCTTGTGGGGCGTCCGGTTTATAAAAAAATAACGGCGTCGGCGCTTGCGCGCTGGCCCGTTCCTCCTTCCCCCCCGTGACAGCGCGGAGCGGCTTTTTGTTGCTGGCTCCCCAACCCTTTCATCTTCTGTGGAGACGCTTATGAAGCGGTGTGTGGCGGTGCAGCATGTGGCT from the Desulfovibrio legallii genome contains:
- a CDS encoding RluA family pseudouridine synthase, whose amino-acid sequence is MQSEDNPPPTPLSRFPAAARPHPGDAPASEREPFAAPQGNARLPPLAAAASMPVADDAFPPVSEPESGQKLLQFLQRRLGLPQSMLHRWVRTGQVRVNGARCKPFTRVNTGDSVRLPPFALKMAAAEAAPDAPDCAPEGNLPPLLGTSGYWWVFNKPAGLPTHPGSGHEDSLATRLARHFAAAPFRPTPAHRLDKDTSGALLVAASYEALVEAQEALRSGGLVKEYVAWVQGHWPHAETRLLRHYLRKEGRLGQEKMHTAAPDAHGAREALCLARPLRIGQEESLVQVRLLTGRTHQIRAQLAALDHPVLGDGKYGPAAERSRPLLLHALRLVLPDGRAFACLPPWTGPHALTQMPDPLPYGPAGASEGPFPPDKNRAINPPLQ
- a CDS encoding sensor domain-containing diguanylate cyclase — encoded protein: MPDQSCPTQCLIQMDSPDPIWEWHVPSDSLFLSAGALCKLQLEGDPPRSMQEFLTHCPLERLVRVLQVLENVLCGLSGPHMECIFPMHDKLVRGQLLVVARDSAGRATRVVGSTCIMAGTQVDCQRQQIMAAPHPKEVLESNPPHDSGRLLMALNATGDGLWDWDTLTNEVYYSPAYLNMLGYSPGEFAPTLDSWSERIHPDDHDDVMLPQLRMVTSPDAGDTFTYTYRMRRRDGRWAWILSRGYVTHRDAFGRATRIIGLHTDISAAQGDRAKLEDMVRNDALTGLRSRTFYGMEADRLEQQGLRPVSIIVTDVNGLKIVNDYLGHPQGNALLCRAALFLRTNLSPSYCVARMSGDEFAVLMPHCSPKEAESIVHDLRKRQEAFNAATPDEVPTLLSIGCAGTDSQDVNIHQTLANADRAMLRHKFATRSEMHLRIKKWIENHQDVTVSLDDSRYN
- a CDS encoding energy-coupling factor ABC transporter ATP-binding protein; protein product: MPETQETTQAIFCLEGVHYAYGQGEEARRVLCGVDFALRPGQHVGLYGPNGSGKTTFFRCITGLARPQRGEVRFHGRALHNEKDFYVLRCAVGFVLQHAEDQLFFPTVLEDVAFGPLNLGLTPEAARARALETLERLGLAGFEQRLTHRLSGGEKKLVSLATVLAMKPEALLLDEPTNGLDNAARERIIQILQTLDTARITISHDWDFLERTSSQYLTIDNGRLDTCAPSLAHAHLHAHPLGNRPHDHG
- the cbiQ gene encoding cobalt ECF transporter T component CbiQ → MFDQPFVRPSLLQGVDPRVRLACAGLFAVCLAPLQTLTACALGLALGCVLLAAARPPLLPLAHRLGAVNIFILFLWCVTPLTMPGPVLAQWGFFNVTAPGVRLALLVTVKSNAIVCAFLALAASMDAPTAGHALERLGCPPKLVFLFLFTARYIHVLAQEWHTLLVAARLRGFRPRSDLRTYRTLASLLGLLLVRSYDRALRVREAMVLRGFTGHFRSIAAFRARPVDALFALGVLAALTAILYMEHLGRTHA
- a CDS encoding cobalamin biosynthesis protein CbiL codes for the protein MSLFRAPIFSFLPAVFSAAVLSGALCLLLLFPTPGMAHRVNVFAWTEGGQVAVECGFSGGSNVRHGLITVFDAATGAKLLEGRTDEQGNFRFDAPPQGRQHGLRIRVNAGEGHQNEWVLDAAELAATAQPTASEAAASAPSPASAVTAATQAPSAPSAADSASPAPVADGASAPLSPETVRQIVDTALEQKLAPLRRDLAQLRAQGPRLTEIVGGIGWLVGLAGLGLYFKGRRG
- the cbiM gene encoding cobalt transporter CbiM, translating into MHIAEGVLSPAVLLTGYALTAAGTAVGLRRLDYDRLMTVAILAAAFFVGSLIHVPIGPSSAHLILNGLLGVILGWAAIPAILAGLALQALLFQFGGFTVLGVNTATMGFAAVLSWYMFRGLCRIMPSAGGRRAAAFCCGALGVLAAALFTALALSASDEGFAAAARLLFLAHLPIMLVEGLITMFTVDFIAKVRPELLRLAV
- a CDS encoding DUF4198 domain-containing protein; translation: MWKNCCAALALLLCMSAQAEAHFGMVIPSTPTVSAKKDADLKLDIAFAHPMELQGMDMAVPKAFTVTHDGKTEDLKATLKPAAIMGHKAWQAAYKIARPGVYQFAVEPAPYFEPAEDTYIVHYTKTVVAAFGEEEGWAEPLGLKTEIVPLTRPFANYAGNVFRGQVLLDGKPVPGAEVEVEYYNKDKKYAAPNELYVTQVVRADQNGVFAYGVPWAGWWGFAALNTAKETLDYKGTAKPIELGAVLWTNFAAPVRK